A window of the Puniceicoccaceae bacterium genome harbors these coding sequences:
- a CDS encoding NTP transferase domain-containing protein, which translates to MQVHAIIPAAGASRRLEGHIKVLSRNALTGKSLLQHCLDAICDLHGLESVTLVLGPPHGPCIEATLPAAHLKKLHILRHTCNNKGLGDSIALAVSSLPECLPDSAFLILLPDQPELSPKAIATLCEHHDFSNFNAITTAQYTGETWGPPLLAGSAYRKAFEALNGAQGAKAILLRNVHYMQSVVLPDFTGVDLDTLPLLQSHGWEPFPVPTSGCTPH; encoded by the coding sequence GTGCAAGTCCATGCGATCATTCCTGCTGCTGGAGCATCCCGACGCCTTGAAGGGCACATCAAGGTGCTCAGTCGCAATGCGTTGACCGGGAAAAGCCTCTTGCAACACTGCCTCGATGCGATTTGCGACCTGCATGGACTTGAATCCGTCACATTGGTGCTGGGACCACCACATGGACCGTGCATCGAAGCAACGCTTCCTGCGGCACATCTCAAGAAGCTTCACATCCTACGCCACACATGCAACAACAAGGGGCTGGGTGATTCGATTGCGTTGGCCGTTTCATCACTGCCTGAGTGCCTGCCTGACTCGGCCTTTCTGATCCTGCTTCCAGATCAACCTGAATTAAGTCCGAAAGCAATTGCCACACTGTGTGAGCATCATGATTTCTCCAACTTCAACGCGATCACGACCGCTCAATATACCGGAGAAACCTGGGGACCTCCGCTGCTGGCAGGAAGCGCCTATCGCAAAGCATTTGAAGCACTCAACGGTGCTCAGGGCGCCAAAGCAATCCTGCTCCGCAACGTCCATTACATGCAATCAGTTGTACTTCCGGATTTTACAGGAGTCGATCTCGACACCTTGCCCTTACTTCAGTCGCACGGTTGGGAACCTTTTCCGGTTCCAACCAGCGGATGCACGCCTCATTGA
- the menD gene encoding 2-succinyl-5-enolpyruvyl-6-hydroxy-3-cyclohexene-1-carboxylic-acid synthase — protein sequence MQLDAFQGNDLAGLVFTESLVRNGVTDVILSPGSRSTPLAYACAVEPRLHTSVVLDERSAGFFALGRAKSRGIPVVLLCTSGTASAQYLPAVVEARYSQTPLLVITTDRPLVGQHCHSGQTILQTGIYADFCNHRQMLELPRAEESYVRYLRETLREAVWKTQHPQAGVVHLNFPFEEPLTPSIPSSERADVRNQLAYAFFGEVSPARQTMVTMPGDEWQCNARSCMWILGSGIRWKQASEYADLLQTLAALHIPVCIDGLHPARSLLDSVTPGITNFEGVKHVPPEAQHGMSPDLVFQWGNLPTSKALRQWLGSLDCARIVVQENGESDHRDPGFLRTVARMDPQSALQYCQKWTPGMSQQKGLFQRWNQFDEVARKQIQDHCRSETWCESVLCHKLPTLLRHPCDLFVGNSMIVRDMELFYCGSSHVRHVLSNRGANGIDGLVSTAMGAIRKEFPLLCLIGDLSFFHDAGGLNLASQLQDGCRIVFLLLDNQGGGIFEHLAIAAHGDVFETYFATPQSVKVKPLCEAYGIAYASITSWNELNSALGETLDPEKPSPSVSCFHLRFDRKSSRSFRKSAFSALQLELQNLEPSV from the coding sequence ATGCAGCTCGATGCGTTCCAGGGAAATGATCTAGCAGGTTTGGTTTTCACTGAATCATTGGTAAGAAACGGGGTCACTGATGTGATTCTTTCACCGGGTTCACGCTCCACTCCTTTGGCCTATGCATGTGCCGTGGAGCCTCGCCTCCATACTTCGGTTGTGCTTGACGAACGAAGTGCTGGATTTTTTGCCCTGGGCAGAGCCAAAAGTCGTGGAATACCCGTGGTATTGCTCTGCACTTCAGGCACTGCTTCAGCCCAGTATTTGCCTGCAGTCGTCGAAGCGCGATACAGTCAAACCCCGCTTCTGGTGATCACCACGGATCGTCCACTTGTGGGTCAGCACTGTCATTCCGGCCAGACGATTCTGCAGACTGGGATCTACGCGGACTTCTGCAATCACCGGCAGATGCTCGAACTTCCGCGTGCAGAGGAATCCTATGTGCGCTACCTTCGGGAAACACTGCGCGAAGCTGTCTGGAAAACCCAACACCCGCAGGCGGGGGTCGTTCACCTCAATTTTCCATTCGAAGAACCGCTGACCCCATCGATTCCCAGCTCTGAACGTGCCGATGTTCGCAATCAACTTGCGTACGCATTTTTTGGCGAAGTTAGCCCAGCCAGGCAGACCATGGTGACGATGCCGGGTGACGAATGGCAGTGCAATGCGCGCAGTTGCATGTGGATACTGGGTTCGGGAATTCGATGGAAGCAGGCCAGTGAATACGCGGATCTTTTGCAAACCTTGGCAGCACTGCACATCCCCGTGTGTATCGATGGCCTGCATCCCGCTCGATCCCTGCTGGATTCCGTCACACCTGGAATCACGAACTTTGAGGGTGTAAAGCATGTTCCGCCTGAAGCTCAGCATGGAATGAGTCCGGATCTGGTGTTTCAGTGGGGCAATCTTCCCACGAGCAAAGCGCTGAGGCAATGGTTGGGCAGCTTGGATTGTGCACGCATCGTCGTTCAGGAAAATGGGGAGAGCGACCATCGGGATCCCGGATTCCTTCGCACGGTTGCTCGAATGGATCCACAATCTGCGCTGCAATATTGTCAAAAATGGACTCCTGGCATGTCGCAACAGAAGGGTCTGTTCCAGCGCTGGAATCAGTTCGATGAGGTGGCTAGGAAGCAGATTCAAGACCATTGTCGCAGCGAGACGTGGTGTGAAAGCGTCCTGTGCCACAAATTACCGACACTGCTCCGGCATCCCTGTGATCTTTTTGTGGGCAACAGCATGATCGTGCGGGATATGGAATTATTTTACTGCGGCTCTTCCCATGTTCGGCATGTCTTGAGCAATCGTGGAGCCAACGGTATTGACGGATTGGTGTCTACAGCGATGGGTGCCATCCGAAAGGAATTCCCTCTGCTTTGCCTGATCGGCGACCTGAGTTTCTTTCACGATGCGGGCGGCCTGAATCTCGCCAGTCAACTGCAAGATGGATGTCGCATCGTCTTTCTGTTGCTCGACAACCAGGGCGGTGGCATTTTTGAACACCTTGCCATCGCGGCACATGGGGATGTTTTTGAAACCTATTTTGCGACACCGCAAAGCGTGAAGGTGAAACCGCTTTGCGAAGCCTACGGCATTGCTTATGCCTCGATAACCTCCTGGAATGAATTGAACAGTGCCCTTGGTGAAACACTTGATCCCGAGAAGCCATCACCTTCGGTTAGCTGTTTCCATCTTCGCTTTGACCGAAAAAGCAGCCGTAGTTTTCGCAAATCCGCATTCTCGGCCTTGCAACTTGAACTCCAGAACCTAGAACCTTCCGTATGA
- the menB gene encoding 1,4-dihydroxy-2-naphthoyl-CoA synthase, with the protein MSMHWKPIKTYQDIRFERLGDEGIVKITINRPHKRNAFRPETVFEMYDAFSIAREDSRVGAILLTGAGPRTDGKYAFCSGGDQSIRGDAGYVDEGGVPRLNVLDLQKLIRSIPKAVIALVAGYAIGGGHVLHVICDISIAADNAIFGQTGPIVGSFDGGFGASYLARCVGQKKAREIWYLCRQYHAQEALEMGLVNQVVPVDRLEAEGVQWAREIMTKSPLAIRCLKSAFNAELDGQSGIQELAGNATLLYYLTEEGSEGKKAFLEKRKPEFHKFPWLP; encoded by the coding sequence ATGAGCATGCATTGGAAACCCATCAAGACCTATCAGGATATCCGTTTCGAGCGCCTGGGGGATGAGGGCATCGTGAAAATCACGATCAATCGTCCACACAAACGCAATGCGTTCCGACCCGAAACTGTTTTTGAAATGTATGATGCTTTCAGCATTGCAAGGGAAGACAGTAGGGTAGGGGCTATCTTGCTGACCGGAGCCGGCCCACGCACCGACGGCAAGTATGCATTTTGTTCGGGCGGTGATCAAAGCATACGGGGAGATGCGGGCTATGTAGATGAAGGTGGAGTTCCTCGGCTCAATGTGCTCGATCTGCAAAAACTCATTCGCTCGATTCCCAAGGCGGTGATTGCACTGGTTGCTGGTTATGCAATCGGGGGAGGTCATGTGCTTCATGTCATCTGCGACATTTCAATTGCCGCAGATAATGCGATTTTTGGACAGACCGGTCCCATTGTCGGAAGTTTTGACGGTGGATTTGGTGCCAGTTATCTGGCACGCTGTGTCGGACAGAAAAAAGCCCGGGAAATCTGGTACCTGTGCCGCCAATACCACGCGCAGGAAGCCTTGGAAATGGGATTGGTTAACCAGGTAGTCCCCGTTGACCGATTGGAAGCCGAGGGGGTGCAATGGGCACGGGAAATCATGACCAAGAGTCCGCTGGCCATTCGCTGCCTGAAATCTGCATTCAATGCTGAGCTCGACGGACAGTCGGGCATTCAGGAACTCGCGGGCAATGCCACCTTGCTCTACTACCTGACTGAAGAGGGTAGTGAAGGGAAAAAAGCGTTTCTCGAGAAACGAAAGCCCGAGTTTCACAAATTCCCCTGGTTGCCCTAA
- a CDS encoding isochorismate synthase codes for MVTVSQAQFGSPDKQGLHRFLSFCQERAVAQGHAILASISLPSEYLDPLAVLQSVNDASVEHCYLERHSRQEGVACAEPVLSLSISGQDRFQRAKEFVRQWTDRCVFVGDPNLPWSGPHFFVSAAFEAEQPEGTAFLEESLHLFLPRWQVGWKGARFSATANLRVDANTPLEALIEPIWRAHQRFTSFEFAPEELQATVASPASCCRLLDQEKSESLFRQSVLTALEQIDAGHVEKIVLSRRLHITTEHAFVPLDILNKLRQKFPDCTAFSYQNTHGESFIGATPERLVAVRDGQFMTEALAGSIARGDNARQDAHLSKSLLGSDKDRREHGLVLKFIQETLQSLGLNAEASEIPEILQLSNIQHLRVPLKGSMPAELHLFDLVEALHPTPALGGYPQYAALQQLARIENQPRERYAGLTGWIDTRGEGEFLVNIRCARVGHNRAELFAGAGIVVDSQPENELRETELKFISMLPNFMNLD; via the coding sequence ATGGTGACCGTTTCTCAGGCGCAATTTGGAAGTCCGGACAAGCAAGGCTTGCACCGGTTCCTTTCTTTTTGTCAGGAACGTGCGGTAGCGCAGGGACACGCCATCCTTGCCAGTATTTCCCTGCCTTCCGAATACCTGGATCCCCTTGCAGTCCTGCAGAGCGTCAATGACGCCAGCGTCGAACACTGTTATCTGGAGCGTCATTCGCGTCAGGAGGGAGTCGCCTGTGCAGAACCAGTGCTCAGTCTCTCGATCAGTGGCCAGGATCGTTTTCAGCGGGCAAAAGAGTTTGTCCGGCAGTGGACGGATCGCTGTGTGTTTGTCGGGGATCCGAATTTGCCTTGGTCGGGACCTCATTTTTTTGTTTCAGCCGCATTTGAAGCCGAACAACCGGAGGGAACCGCATTTCTTGAGGAATCACTGCACCTCTTTCTTCCCAGATGGCAGGTCGGCTGGAAAGGGGCACGGTTCAGCGCGACAGCAAATCTGCGGGTCGATGCCAACACCCCGCTCGAGGCGTTGATCGAACCCATTTGGCGTGCGCATCAGCGTTTCACATCCTTCGAATTTGCTCCTGAGGAACTGCAGGCAACTGTCGCTTCGCCAGCATCCTGTTGCCGCCTGCTCGATCAGGAGAAATCGGAGTCGCTTTTCCGTCAATCCGTTCTCACCGCGCTGGAGCAAATCGATGCGGGGCATGTCGAAAAAATTGTGCTTTCGAGGCGTCTTCACATCACAACGGAACATGCCTTTGTGCCGCTGGACATCCTCAACAAACTCCGCCAGAAATTTCCGGATTGCACCGCCTTTTCGTATCAGAACACCCACGGCGAATCCTTCATCGGTGCGACACCCGAACGACTGGTGGCGGTGCGGGACGGACAATTCATGACCGAAGCCCTTGCTGGTTCCATCGCCCGTGGCGACAATGCCCGGCAGGATGCCCATCTGAGCAAAAGTCTGCTCGGTAGTGACAAGGATCGTCGCGAACACGGACTGGTATTGAAATTCATACAGGAGACGTTGCAATCGCTTGGCCTAAACGCCGAGGCGAGCGAAATTCCCGAGATTCTGCAACTCTCCAACATCCAGCACTTGCGAGTGCCGTTGAAAGGGAGCATGCCAGCTGAACTGCACCTCTTCGATCTGGTCGAGGCTCTGCACCCGACGCCCGCACTCGGTGGATATCCGCAGTATGCTGCACTGCAGCAGCTTGCCCGGATCGAGAATCAACCCCGCGAGCGCTACGCGGGACTGACGGGATGGATCGACACAAGGGGGGAAGGAGAGTTTCTTGTCAATATTCGCTGCGCCCGTGTCGGCCACAATCGAGCAGAATTGTTTGCAGGAGCTGGCATCGTGGTGGATTCGCAACCGGAAAATGAGTTGAGGGAGACGGAACTCAAATTCATCAGCATGTTGCCAAATTTCATGAACCTCGACTAG
- a CDS encoding DUF2191 domain-containing protein — protein MRITVDIPDDKLRELLEITGEKKMSPAVSKAVLEYIKRMKSAEFGELIKSGTFDLKE, from the coding sequence ATGAGGATAACGGTTGATATTCCAGATGATAAACTCAGGGAATTGCTCGAGATTACGGGTGAAAAAAAGATGAGTCCGGCTGTGAGCAAGGCCGTACTCGAATACATCAAACGAATGAAGTCCGCCGAGTTTGGCGAACTGATCAAGTCCGGAACCTTTGATCTGAAGGAATAG